The following are encoded together in the Gilvimarinus sp. DA14 genome:
- the prmB gene encoding 50S ribosomal protein L3 N(5)-glutamine methyltransferase, giving the protein MVDQQAELCTELVSVRDFIRYGASEFNRAGLYFGHGTDNAWDEAVQLVCAAISLTGFDNPAILDARLTHSEKLAVLDYFARRVQQRLPAAYITRHARFCGLDFYVDERVLVPRSPIAELIEQGFAPWLTEQPDYVLDLCTGSGCIGIACAYQFPDALVALSDISADALAVAERNIDEHDLAHRVQAVQSDLFAGLDGQCFDLIVSNPPYVDDEDLADMPAEYQAEPEIGLGSGLDGLDFTRRLLAEAPDYLNDGGLLVVEVGNSAAALADAFPLLPFTWVEFARGGHGVFVLTREQLVAG; this is encoded by the coding sequence ATGGTCGATCAGCAAGCCGAACTGTGCACCGAACTGGTTAGTGTGCGCGATTTTATTCGCTACGGCGCCAGCGAGTTTAACCGCGCCGGGCTGTATTTTGGCCATGGTACCGACAATGCCTGGGATGAGGCGGTGCAACTGGTGTGTGCGGCCATCTCTCTTACCGGGTTTGATAACCCGGCTATTCTCGATGCGCGCTTGACCCACAGCGAAAAGCTAGCGGTTCTGGATTATTTTGCCCGTCGCGTGCAACAGCGCTTGCCCGCCGCTTACATTACACGCCATGCGCGTTTCTGCGGCTTGGACTTTTATGTGGACGAAAGGGTGCTGGTACCGCGCTCGCCCATTGCCGAGCTTATCGAGCAGGGATTTGCTCCCTGGCTTACCGAGCAGCCAGATTATGTGCTGGATTTATGCACTGGCAGTGGGTGTATCGGTATTGCCTGCGCCTACCAGTTTCCAGATGCTTTAGTGGCCTTAAGCGATATCAGTGCCGATGCTCTGGCGGTGGCCGAGCGCAACATCGACGAGCATGATCTGGCGCACCGGGTGCAAGCGGTACAGTCGGATTTATTTGCCGGGCTCGATGGTCAGTGCTTTGATTTGATCGTCTCTAACCCACCTTATGTGGACGATGAAGACCTGGCTGATATGCCCGCCGAGTATCAGGCGGAGCCGGAAATTGGCCTGGGTTCTGGCTTAGACGGCCTGGATTTCACCCGACGTTTATTGGCCGAAGCACCGGATTACTTAAACGATGGGGGCCTGCTGGTGGTCGAGGTGGGCAATAGCGCGGCGGCACTGGCGGACGCCTTTCCGCTGCTGCCCTTTACCTGGGTGGAGTTTGCGCGCGGCGGCCATGGAGTTTTTGTCCTTACCCGCGAACAGCTTGTGGCGGGGTGA